A portion of the Tenacibaculum todarodis genome contains these proteins:
- a CDS encoding ABC transporter ATP-binding protein has translation MKLTIENLTKTYKNGVKAIDNLNLEIGTGMFGLLGPNGAGKSSLMRTIATLQAPDSGSITFGDINVIEDKMALRKVLGYLPQSFGVYPKMSAEDLLDYFATLKGIASKSDRQKLVKEVLEITNLYEVRKKYVAGYSGGMKQRFGIAQLLLNNPKLIIVDEPTAGLDPAERHRFLNVLREVGTNCTVIFSTHIVEDVKELCNQMAILNGGKILKKTTPIEATKEIEGKIWTKIIDRDDLDEVEATYNLLSSNYNEDNTLNVRVFGEEKPAADFVAAKPQLDDVYFIALKQDEPVLN, from the coding sequence ATGAAACTAACTATAGAGAATTTAACCAAAACGTATAAAAATGGTGTAAAAGCTATTGATAACTTAAATCTTGAAATAGGGACAGGAATGTTTGGTTTATTAGGACCAAACGGTGCAGGAAAGTCTTCTTTAATGAGAACGATTGCAACATTACAAGCTCCAGATTCTGGTTCAATTACTTTTGGTGATATAAATGTGATTGAAGATAAAATGGCGTTACGTAAGGTTTTAGGGTATTTGCCACAATCTTTTGGTGTGTATCCAAAAATGTCTGCGGAAGATTTGTTAGATTATTTTGCCACTTTAAAAGGAATTGCATCTAAATCTGACAGACAAAAATTAGTGAAAGAAGTATTAGAAATCACTAATTTATATGAAGTGAGAAAGAAATATGTTGCCGGTTATTCTGGCGGAATGAAACAACGTTTTGGAATTGCACAATTACTTTTAAACAATCCAAAATTAATAATTGTTGATGAACCAACAGCAGGTTTAGATCCAGCGGAAAGACATCGTTTTTTAAATGTTTTAAGAGAAGTTGGTACAAATTGTACCGTAATTTTCTCTACACATATTGTTGAAGATGTTAAGGAATTATGTAACCAAATGGCAATTTTAAATGGTGGAAAAATTTTAAAGAAAACAACGCCAATTGAAGCTACCAAAGAAATTGAAGGTAAAATTTGGACTAAAATAATTGATAGAGATGATTTAGATGAGGTAGAAGCAACCTATAATTTATTATCATCAAATTATAATGAAGACAATACATTAAATGTTCGTGTATTTGGAGAAGAAAAACCGGCAGCAGATTTTGTTGCAGCTAAGCCACAACTAGACGATGTGTATTTTATTGCATTAAAACAAGATGAACCAGTTTTAAATTAG
- a CDS encoding M42 family metallopeptidase produces the protein MAKNKSILNKKSLTFLEKYLNNAAPTGYEWEGQKIWMEYLKPYVDTFITDTYGSAVGVINPDAKYKVVIEGHADEISWYVNYISDNGLIYVIRNGGSDHQIAPSKIVNIHTKNGIVKGVFGWPAIHTRNRAKEEAPKPDNIFIDTGCATKEEVEKLGVHVGCVITYPDEFHILNGDKFVCRALDNRMGGFMIAEVARLLKENKKELPFGLYITNSVQEEIGLRGAEMITHTIQPDVAIVTDVTHDTTTPMIEVKKAGKLEIGKGPVVAYAPAVQQKLRDLITETAEAKKIPFQRSALSRATGTDTDAFAYSNGGVASALISLPLRYMHTTVEMVHRDDVENVIKMIYETLLNIKDGETFSYFE, from the coding sequence ATGGCAAAAAATAAATCAATATTAAATAAGAAATCACTTACATTTTTAGAAAAATACTTAAATAATGCTGCTCCAACTGGTTATGAATGGGAAGGTCAGAAAATTTGGATGGAGTATTTAAAACCTTACGTAGATACTTTTATTACTGACACTTATGGTTCTGCTGTAGGAGTTATAAATCCTGATGCAAAATACAAAGTTGTAATTGAAGGACATGCAGATGAAATTTCTTGGTATGTTAACTATATTTCTGATAACGGATTAATTTATGTGATTAGAAATGGTGGTTCAGATCATCAAATTGCACCTAGTAAGATTGTAAATATTCATACTAAAAACGGAATTGTAAAAGGGGTTTTTGGTTGGCCAGCAATTCATACAAGAAACAGAGCAAAAGAAGAAGCGCCAAAACCAGATAATATTTTTATTGATACAGGTTGTGCAACTAAAGAAGAAGTTGAAAAATTAGGTGTGCATGTTGGTTGTGTAATTACCTATCCAGATGAGTTTCATATTTTAAACGGAGATAAATTTGTTTGTAGAGCACTTGATAATAGAATGGGCGGATTTATGATTGCTGAAGTTGCTCGTTTACTGAAAGAAAACAAAAAAGAATTACCTTTTGGATTATACATAACAAACTCTGTACAAGAAGAAATTGGTTTGCGTGGTGCAGAAATGATTACACATACAATTCAGCCAGATGTGGCAATTGTTACCGATGTAACGCACGATACTACAACACCAATGATTGAAGTTAAAAAAGCAGGTAAATTAGAAATTGGTAAAGGACCCGTTGTTGCGTATGCACCAGCTGTTCAACAAAAATTGCGTGATTTAATTACGGAAACTGCTGAAGCTAAAAAGATACCTTTTCAACGCTCTGCACTTTCTAGAGCAACAGGAACAGATACTGACGCTTTTGCTTACAGCAATGGTGGCGTTGCTTCTGCATTAATTTCTTTACCTTTAAGATATATGCATACAACTGTAGAAATGGTTCATAGAGATGATGTTGAAAACGTTATTAAAATGATTTACGAAACATTGTTGAATATAAAAGACGGAGAAACATTTTCTTATTTTGAATAG
- a CDS encoding T9SS type A sorting domain-containing protein, which yields MKKAVLLMLVFISVQVFGQDKKRVDWREKSSNKKTTFYKVQDNFQQFWKGKTPKKGQGYKIFKRWEKQVEPRVFPSGNMALLSNNYANFLDWSKTHGENQILNRNSSSISNWISLNGTSLPSGYDAGSGRLNYIAFDPIDAQTIYVNAPDGGLWKTTNGGTSWTTNTDMLSVIGSAGLVIHPTTTSTMYLATGDRASDRRSIGVLKTTDGGTTWSPTGLTWTASDNYRISKIIMDPSASGTMMVTTDGGVFRTTDSWATSTVTSNLELFSDIEFKPGSSNTVYAASTDGSAGYIYTSTDNGVNWTAASGIPTSDVSRIEMAVTAANPSVVYAIIGNSDRGLKGVYKSTNSGSSFSLIYQTSATNPNILHADADPLVAAAAGKNGGQADHDLAIAVSPTDEDFITIGGINQWQSDDGGVSWYRITYWLGENTDYPGSNTEPEPYIHADIQYIAYSPHDDTTLYTTCDGGISKGINDGLSTWEDITNNISVGQQTNIAVSPTDVNTYFAGLQDIGSLISTSPGNWSVLGGGDGEDGFIARTHPMILSSTTNGEFTRRNTNTGVDSYYPSTNGEWFSPIHQDPILDDLVYLGGRPALYKSTDILTNADNVNPTWTALGTPNPGNNILRFEVAPSNNQIMYAITDNKISKSTNAGTSWADVTGSLPVGAAKLKNLTISSVDANKVWVVFSGYDATSKVYKSTDGGATWSDLASNTLPNLPINTIVYINSGTQDDGLFIGADIGVYYIDNAQGSWTSYATNLPRNAVQDLEIFYTSATTGKLRAATYGRGSWETDFDFNVLGVNDVTMLDSEVPVFYPNPVKEGYLNVKLKNTNSQFDFVIYNELGQKITSGKVDSDNTIIDLKNKASGIYVIRIQEDNKVYSQKILIE from the coding sequence ATGAAAAAAGCAGTACTATTAATGCTAGTATTTATCTCTGTACAAGTATTTGGTCAGGATAAAAAAAGAGTTGATTGGAGAGAAAAAAGTAGTAATAAAAAAACAACTTTTTATAAAGTTCAAGACAATTTTCAACAATTTTGGAAAGGTAAAACTCCCAAAAAAGGACAAGGATATAAAATCTTTAAACGTTGGGAAAAACAAGTTGAACCAAGAGTATTTCCTTCAGGAAACATGGCTTTATTATCAAATAATTATGCTAATTTTTTAGATTGGTCTAAAACCCATGGAGAAAATCAAATACTAAATAGAAACTCTTCTAGTATTTCAAATTGGATAAGTTTAAACGGAACGTCATTACCATCTGGTTATGATGCCGGTTCTGGAAGATTAAATTACATTGCTTTTGATCCTATAGATGCACAAACAATATATGTAAATGCTCCAGATGGTGGTTTATGGAAAACCACAAATGGAGGTACTTCTTGGACTACAAACACAGATATGTTATCGGTTATTGGTTCTGCAGGTTTAGTTATACACCCAACAACAACTTCAACAATGTATTTGGCAACAGGAGACAGAGCGTCAGACAGAAGAAGTATTGGTGTTTTAAAAACAACAGATGGAGGTACAACTTGGAGTCCAACGGGTTTAACTTGGACTGCAAGTGATAATTATAGAATTTCAAAAATAATAATGGATCCATCAGCTTCTGGAACTATGATGGTTACAACAGATGGAGGTGTTTTTAGAACTACAGATAGTTGGGCAACTTCAACAGTAACATCTAATTTGGAGTTATTTAGCGATATTGAATTTAAACCAGGAAGTTCAAATACTGTTTATGCAGCAAGTACAGATGGCTCTGCGGGTTATATTTATACTTCAACTGATAATGGAGTGAACTGGACAGCGGCTTCAGGAATTCCAACTTCAGATGTTAGTAGAATTGAAATGGCGGTTACAGCAGCTAATCCGAGTGTAGTTTATGCTATTATTGGAAACTCGGATAGAGGACTTAAAGGTGTATATAAGTCTACTAATAGTGGTTCTAGTTTTTCATTAATTTATCAAACTTCTGCAACAAACCCTAATATTTTGCATGCTGATGCAGATCCATTAGTAGCAGCAGCAGCAGGCAAAAATGGTGGTCAAGCAGATCATGATTTGGCAATTGCTGTTTCACCAACAGACGAAGATTTTATTACTATTGGTGGTATTAACCAATGGCAATCTGATGATGGAGGTGTAAGTTGGTACCGCATTACATATTGGTTAGGTGAAAATACAGATTATCCTGGCTCTAATACAGAACCAGAACCTTATATACATGCAGATATACAGTATATAGCGTATTCTCCTCATGATGATACAACTTTATATACTACTTGTGATGGCGGAATTTCTAAAGGAATTAATGATGGTTTATCAACTTGGGAAGACATTACAAACAATATTTCAGTAGGTCAACAAACAAATATAGCGGTTTCTCCTACAGATGTTAATACCTATTTTGCAGGCTTACAAGACATAGGATCACTAATCTCAACAAGTCCTGGAAATTGGTCAGTTTTAGGTGGTGGAGATGGAGAAGACGGATTTATAGCGCGTACACATCCAATGATTCTTTCTTCAACTACAAATGGCGAATTTACACGTAGAAATACTAATACAGGAGTAGATTCATACTATCCTTCTACCAATGGAGAATGGTTTAGCCCAATTCATCAAGATCCTATTTTAGATGATTTGGTATATTTAGGAGGAAGACCAGCGCTATATAAAAGTACAGATATTTTAACCAATGCAGATAATGTAAACCCAACATGGACAGCACTTGGAACACCAAACCCTGGTAATAATATTTTACGTTTTGAAGTAGCACCAAGTAATAACCAAATTATGTATGCTATTACAGACAATAAAATTTCTAAGTCAACAAATGCAGGAACAAGTTGGGCAGATGTTACAGGATCATTACCTGTTGGAGCTGCAAAGTTAAAAAATCTTACTATTTCTAGTGTAGATGCCAATAAAGTTTGGGTAGTGTTTTCTGGGTATGATGCAACGAGTAAAGTATATAAATCTACAGATGGAGGTGCAACTTGGTCGGATTTGGCTTCTAATACTTTACCAAATTTACCAATAAATACAATTGTTTATATTAATAGTGGAACGCAAGATGATGGTCTCTTTATAGGTGCAGATATAGGTGTTTACTATATAGATAACGCTCAAGGATCTTGGACTAGTTATGCAACAAATTTACCAAGAAATGCAGTTCAAGATTTAGAGATATTTTATACTTCAGCTACCACAGGTAAATTAAGAGCGGCAACTTATGGAAGAGGATCTTGGGAAACCGATTTTGATTTTAATGTATTAGGAGTTAATGACGTAACAATGTTAGATTCGGAAGTTCCAGTATTTTACCCAAATCCAGTAAAAGAAGGGTATTTAAATGTAAAATTGAAAAACACTAATTCTCAATTCGATTTTGTTATTTATAATGAACTTGGTCAAAAGATAACTTCTGGAAAAGTTGATAGTGATAATACTATTATTGACTTAAAAAACAAAGCGAGTGGAATTTATGTAATTAGAATTCAGGAAGATAATAAAGTTTATAGTCAAAAAATATTAATAGAATAG
- a CDS encoding NUDIX hydrolase, which produces MDELLDILTPEGKPTGKTALKYEAHKNGWFHATVHIWIFTSDEKILLQKRAMTKKVFPGLWDISVAGHVAAGEEILTSAKREVFEEIGLQLEDKDLIKIGTRIHQISHPNGIQDNEHHHVFIAELKVSIEDLKIQKEEVDAIKLFDLSALKNTKNLENVLLPRFHDYYCAVFNHIINRIQK; this is translated from the coding sequence ATGGATGAATTACTTGACATTTTAACTCCTGAAGGAAAACCAACAGGAAAAACTGCTTTAAAATATGAAGCGCATAAAAACGGTTGGTTTCATGCCACTGTTCATATTTGGATTTTTACTTCGGATGAAAAAATACTGCTTCAAAAAAGAGCAATGACTAAGAAAGTATTTCCGGGTTTATGGGATATTTCTGTTGCAGGACATGTTGCTGCAGGGGAAGAAATTTTAACTTCAGCAAAAAGAGAAGTTTTTGAAGAAATAGGTTTGCAATTAGAAGACAAAGATCTAATTAAAATTGGTACAAGAATTCATCAAATTTCTCATCCAAACGGAATTCAAGACAATGAACATCATCATGTTTTTATTGCTGAATTAAAGGTATCTATTGAGGATTTAAAAATTCAAAAAGAAGAAGTTGATGCTATTAAATTATTTGATTTATCAGCTTTAAAAAACACAAAAAACCTAGAAAACGTTTTGCTTCCTAGGTTTCATGATTATTATTGTGCTGTTTTTAATCACATAATAAATAGAATTCAAAAATAA